Below is a genomic region from Eupeodes corollae chromosome 1, idEupCoro1.1, whole genome shotgun sequence.
gtcgaggtagcgtgaaagGCGGTACTTtatttttggtggtaaagagcaacagttcagttttactttggttaactcctagtccacaactcgtggcccagttgctaactttctttaaagctgactccgtgatttcactaatcacagaggtgtactttcctgacaccaatagcaccaaatcatccgcgtaggctaccgccttcactccacatctctctaatttaacgagaattgtatccatgcccagaagccatagaagaggcgaaaggacaccaccttgGGTGTTcgtgcgattgtattgcctagagtggctcgaatcttcctaccactgagcatgaaaataatccattctcgaatgaagtcttaagcttattggtctgaaatccttcgcggattcgtgacctcgcttacccactttcgggataaaaagtactttgacctgtctccacgacatgggcacatgtttgaggaGAAgccatcctttgaaaatttgttccagccatggagctccctcatcatgcaacttttgaagcataactggcagtatgccatccatgcctggggatttatatggagaaaaagtattgatgccccccaaaatattttctctacttataacggaattgacttgctccacatgagcaacgtttagctctgtggtttcaagcgattcggggttatcactctcgcaacccggaaagtgcgtcttcatcagtagctcaagagattcggctgaagaggctgtccaggttccatcaggcttttttagaaatgaaggattacaatgttccttcgataaaactttgctgagccttgcggagtcctttatgtcttcgattgattgacagtattctctccagccttgtcttttagctgatgacagggcttgcttgtaaattttaagagagtctttatacggttggtaaaacttatgtttgtggcagatattgaaaattgtcctcgtcattttcctaagactgaaCAGTTCTtaattccaccaagaaggaagggttttacggctatatttaactgggcaagagactcttaaagctttacttatagaagtttcaaaggtgtTCGACTTTGATTCAaagtctcctatcgattcagtgagattcggtaagttgttTAGTTaggaattagcaatttgactgaatttcgtccagtcagttcttttgggatttctataaggcggagggtttttcgactcgaaattaatttgaaaaagaatccactagtgatccgaaaacgaattcaaaggggaaactctccaattctccactaataaattacggttgtttactaaagtaacatcaagcacatcctcccatccatcataattttccaagctcggaaagacgaaagtgggagtattgcctctgttacaaatggtcatattattttcaataataaaatcaaaaagtgactcacctggttcgttgatctcagaacttccccaaagggtatgccgagcatttgcgtcgcctccgatcagagggtttgcctttttaatgttagcttcggttatgattttgcacacctcctccgaggtgatggtgcattatgggcagagtaaaaagaggccaacagcgaaccctgtgtattcttatcttcaaatctgacaactgtcatatcgggagtgctaaaatttggacataaaaaaccttttaaaagtttcttagctaaaatacaagttctgggattaccttggtcttgatctgcgcttttataaaagaggtcgtattggttgtcttggaggcctcgcaccttgaggccgtttatccacggttcttggataacgccattgtcgaagttttcctccctaagaaaaactctcagattatctgaagcacacttaaaatgcttcagattaatctggatgacctttaACGCGTTTGTGTAAAAGGTTTCCTTGTCCAATTTGAAATCGTAATGGACTTGTacttttggtagtttttgtactattattaaagaaaagttctgactttaaaatttatgacactAGAAAGGCTAACTAGCTACTTTGGTCCAATTTTGCCTTCAAAGATTACATTTGACTGCAAATGTAGTCCCGTATGTTGTCTGAACATGCCCATTGACTTCCAAGTGGTGTGGAATGAAGGTTGTTTTAGAAGGCTCCAATGCCCCCCCTTGCACCAATCCATTAAATTAATCCCTCTCATTTAAAATTAACGTGATTTAAGCGTTGTAATtagtgaaaacaaattttacaaaaaagtaggcATCAAAGCCTAGAAAAGACAACATTTTATGATTTAACGCTGTTTCGTCTCCTCCATATTTAAAATCTACATTATACTCTTAAATGCTTCACTTATGAAAATTCGCCCTCGAAATTTTTTCGCTTGTCAAACACTTCCATGTGAAAGGGGcttaacgaaatttaaattataaacaaaaacattaatttgtacTAGATTTCGATGCCGCCGCACATGCATTTTGGAAATTGCACATCGCTGTTGTTTTGCCGGTCCGGCTGATTTTGAcagattattaaaaatgtccaaatttCCAACCACAACAAGGTTTgtctaataattttattttaaataaaattaaatttctcaagccagttagaaaaatgtaagtaaatttgtttagatTATGCACACAATTAaggtacaacaaaaaaatgtagtaGTATCATTTTAGCTTTTAACCATAATTTGTAGGTTCAATGTTCATAAAAGAGGAACGATTTAATCTCTAAACTTTTGACCTTGTTTTGGttgtgattattttatttattaatacatttttgtattgtttcttaAAGTTGGCAATCAATCAATAAACTTCATGTGATATGAAGATTGCAATACGAACAATTCTTGGAACAtcatatatttgtttattgcGCCTTGCTCTAGCCAGCATTTCATCGGCATCGTCCACTTGTGCAGCAACAAGTAACACAATGTCAACCATGTCATCAACGCCATCGGAATATATACCAGGATCAAGTTCAGTGGCATACATTACAACACCAGATGAAGCAACCGCTAGTAAACTTGCCCGTTCAGTGGTGGAATCGAACCTAGCAGCTTGTGTTAATATCATCCCGAAAGTCATATCGATTTATATGTGGGAAGGTAAAGTTCAAGAAGACAACGAGTGTTTGCTAATGGTCAAAACAAGAACTAGTCGAATTAAGGAACTTACTAAATTCATACGTGACAACCATCCCTATAGTGTAGCTGAAGTTATAAGTTTGCCTATTCAAGATGGTAATCCTCCGTACATGGATTGGATAAAGAATACAATTAAGGATAAATTAGAGGAGGAAGAGAAATCATAAATGATTATGGGTAAATTTAgtctgaataaaattaatttaacaaaacaaacgtttatagtttatttaattctaataaaaaatataattttttatatttttgcaaaccTAAACAGAATATCACTAAGGTCATAGTCTTGATTATTTATGAATGTTTTGAGGTGATTGACACTAAAGATTATTATGAGTTGAAGTGtttcaagtaaaattaaatattttaacaaactaaAGAAAGGTAAGTTGATCGAAACCTCTAACTTATTAAGAGAATGAAGGTAAACAAGGTGAGTTGAAGCTGACCAAAttgaacgaaatttaaatgtggTATAATCTGGCCACAGGAGACCCCCTAATCTGCACCAACTAGGTATAGATGAATCAGTCTACtcaacatcgcttacaaaatcttctctgctgtgatatgtgaacgtctaaagctcatcatcaacaacctgataggtttttatgagtgtggttttagatcaggagggtccacagtcgatcaaatattcactttacggcagatcctggacaaacccaagaacaccgaatcgacacccatcatcttttcatcgatttcaaggctgcatatgacagcatctacaggaacgagttgtatagagccatttctagttttagcatccctgtcaaactcgtccgttagtgcacgatgaccatggagaatccACGCTGCTCcgtaaaggttggaaacaacttatcagaatctttcgatgtcaaaaaatgttttagacagggtgatgcgctatcatgcgatttttttagcatcgtatttgaaagaatagtgcacagCTCACGcgccaacactagaggcactatctttcaaaagtctgtccaattactagcatgcgctgatgacattgacataatcggaagaactcagagtgTGGTGCTTTTTTGAGTATTTAGGCAGATtcggtttaacggttaatgacgacaaaacaaagtacctacatgctgtcgtcaagaaaggacatacaacaccgacgtcttggtcaaaacgtccccatcgacagatgtaactttgaggtagtcaaggacttcgtctacctaggctccgctgtaaacgcagaaaacaacaccagcgctgagatcaaacgaagaataactcttgctaaccgctgtttctttgggctaagtgTCGCTATAGCCCTcatcatccctgtcctgctatgCGGTGCAtcgactatgacaaaagcggttgAAAACACCTTGattcgtttcgagagaaaagttcttcgtttgatctacggtcctatgtgcatagaaggggagtgaaggag
It encodes:
- the LOC129939717 gene encoding protein CutA homolog; the encoded protein is MKIAIRTILGTSYICLLRLALASISSASSTCAATSNTMSTMSSTPSEYIPGSSSVAYITTPDEATASKLARSVVESNLAACVNIIPKVISIYMWEGKVQEDNECLLMVKTRTSRIKELTKFIRDNHPYSVAEVISLPIQDGNPPYMDWIKNTIKDKLEEEEKS